CGATACCCTTACAGAGAAGGGTGAAGGGAAAGGGCTGCGCTTCTCTCCTGGAGCGAAATCAGAGGCATCAAGATGATGTAATAAGTTGAAGGTGTACTCAGGGGTCTTTGGCACCATAATCAGTGCTGCATTATTagcgtcttcttcttcttcgatGACCTCAGGGTGATTGATGCAAGGGAAGTAATGGTGTTTGCGCTTTGGCACGTGGAAAAAAACAGGATTTGGGCTGTTGCTGCAAGAGAACTCATACTCCTGTAAGCCATAGCTACCGCGTGCCATGTTTcttgggtggtggtggtggtggcatagtaGATTGCTCAAAGACTTCCTTAGAAGCTTCCCTCTCTTCATCATGAGATTCATGTCCAAGATCAACTTCCTCTTTGAAACCAATCCCTTCCTGATCATAAAGAAGGTGACCCTCAACACATTCCATAGCCTCTTGGGTAACACAGAGTTCACCCTGGGATGTACCTCCATTTCACATCTACCTTTAAGAACAAGATTGTAATTAACTAGTAATTAGGGAAGATAGAAGAGAGATTATAAGAAGATGGGTTGTTGTGGGTTTTCTTGTTTCTGCGAGGTTTGCCAGACCTCGCAGAAGAAAGAAAAACCCTGTGAGAAAAACAGGAAGGCGAGGACTTGTAGATTTATAGGAAGAAAGGTGATGGTGCTtaaggttttttattataaaaaattatattaatattagagaaattaaagaaatcttGACGACGAAGTGTAATGGAAACTGTGGGAGctgtattttgaaaatttttttttttttttaaattattataattattattcagATGACATGGACCCAACAACCGCTCCTCCCCGCGTCGCCTTCCCTTTTTTAGTTTATTTGACTAGGGAAAAATAAGAAACAAAATAACGTATTTATAAagaagatattaaaaaaaaatcattaattcaacgttaaattaaaaagttaaatttaGATCATTTCTTTCCCAAGAAATAATTTGTATTATAATAGGCTTTTGAGTCCGACTAAACAGCTGATTCATGAATTGAAAATCTTCAAAAAAGATATAAAAATTTGGTGAGTGTCAAATATTTAAATGATGTAAAGCTTTTCAAAGGCCTTTGATTCTCCTTCGTAACTAAAGTCTTATTAGGCATTGAATTTTAAAGTctgaaattattttttgaataaaaatattattttagatgttattaagaattttaaattattttattattctaacgttcttatgactaaaattaattaaatttaatttttaattatattttaatattttctaactaatatatttaaaaaagtgattttttcAACAACAGTTTCAACAGTAATATCAAACAGGCTCTAAATCTTTGATACTACAGTGAGCTTTGAGTCCAACATAAAAATTAGCTCGTATGTTAAAAGTCCTCAAAAGATATATAAACCTGATGAGTGTCAAATATTCAAACCATGTGAAACTTTTGACACACCCTTCACCACAtggttttattattaaattaataatatatgttACGTATATAAgtgtttatattttaataagtttatcaaaattttaaaaataaaaaaaataatttttttaaattacttttgtaaaaattagtttaatttctttttaattaaaaaaatattttttattaacttatttttttttagttcttcaaatactatagaacatgtaaaaaaattattttttaaaaaaaatatttcctataaaataaattaatcccAATCTAAGGTCCTTTTATATCTTTAAAGTGTAAAAAATAATAGGTTTTAAATTCGAATACTTATTATGCCttctttaaataaataaaaaaaaagataaatttaatataatgtaTGAAAATGgattcataaaaaaatataaatttcattGGTGGGTGGAGTTGAAAACAGCTAGCgcgaattatttattatataaatgtaACAGATTGGGTGTGGGTCTTACGGTGGGAGAAATGAGAAATATACATGTGTTTTCTTTGCCTTTTTCAACGGTACACTAATGGATGATCTGGCTACGCAAACCATGTATGGCAGGACCCTCTCTTACTCCATAAGCtataataaatttgaattttaaattttatttattttttaatttgagaTTGGGCTAGATTATTTGTATTTTATAGTCTCATGTACATATAGagctttcaaattttaatttcaattcgtgTGTGCATgtgttttatttattaaaaaaaatatttaaataaaaataaaaaagagtggAGCATctctaattttatatttaaaaataattagtaaaagataagtaaaaaataaaagtttacattaaatatttttaatttgttattaataatatttttgaataatttaaataatatttaaagattaaaaattaaaaattttatgtaCAGACTTTGtttatttcaataaaaataaattataggtaaaaaatattttttaaaaacatattattttttattgtttggtataatattaaaaattagttgaaaaataattaaattcaatgTAAAAAATAAGTGAAAAAAATTAAGATACTAATTGGTCACTATTCCCAGTGATACAAAAGCCTAAATGTgctaaaaaaaaaagttcaagaaTAGTTAAGTAAATATTGAGAAAAATGATTTTTCAATcttaaaatatgaaattattttctcATCTTTAAAgatatttttttataagaaaaaaatattttctataaaataaataaaagctatAATTTAGAAAATATTTAGTTGAGCTTATAACTGATTTGAGCCCAACCTATTCGATAAAATTTATTGGTGTTTATTTTATATTGTTGTtggatataagaaaaaaaaaatagatatattaattataaggtattaaaaatcatattaaaattaaatttaacatatttttaattttaaaattaaataatttttttaataatatttaaaataattttaattttaaaaatatattttttataatccgatgctaataattaaattattcttaCCTTTAAtactctttattttctttttaatttgccAACACATGATtatcttaaaaatttatattttctttcaaaaAATCCTTTTTTCAGTCTTTCGCCCAATCAAGTTCTAAAATTAGGGAGACGAGTCTCGATCACTGTTATGGCTATTACATATTTGAAATTTGCTTGAGCgtcaatattaaaaatttattatatatatgatAAGAAAtaagttattttaatattttacattatttataatataattataaatataaaatatttttagaggaagttaataattaaaataaaatatttttttcttattaaaagttatatatatatatatatatatatatatatatatatatatatatatatatatatatatatatatatatatatatatacacacacacggaTTTAagagttttaatttaaattaaaaacaattttaacattgatattttataataattttacttttaattttcttaaataattgaattaaatactAAAACTCCgttaattttatagaaaataatttatatatgaaaaatattttatatgaaaataaaaatattttttattattaattataatattaaattaatgatatgcgTTTATTTTATATCAGTACAAGTACAAGTgtgtttacattttaataaaattattaaaatttataaaataaaaaataatttattttttaaaaaaataaaaattatttttttaaaaaaatatttagttttttttattaaaaaaatatttttctttgatCAATTCTCTTAAGTGTCTCGAGCACCAAAAAATAcgcaaaaaatataaatattttatagaaaaatatttttcataaactaAACGaacctaaaaataaaaaatagttatTAACATATTATAGGTAATGGTTGAAATAATTATGGTATTTATATTGAcaaaaaaattacaattaaatgtacaaatttaaaattaaattaaatttttttaaatttttttatttttatttgaacttttaaagaaaataaaatcagatatattaaaatatatttaaaaataattaaattatacctTTTCAAATGGTACTTAATTTGTTACCAagtaatctaattaattaattttcttactCATTTTAAAGTAAACAAAAATTTGATccctattattttaattttgtaatatttTTAACAGGGTAAATTAAGTAAAAAACCTTAAAATATCTATCCCTATAATTTAGTACATTTTCTTAAATAccatacttttttttttcaacaaataAAACGCGTGCATGTATGAGttagtaataaaaatatattattattaaaattataataattttaataaattttttatttttatataattacttCACACGTGCATCCCGATAATatatggttttttttttcctttttatctgTAATAGTCTTGTATTAAAGCCCAAAAAAAAGCAAAGAGCTACAAAAGTCTATATTCATAAAAAATACAAGTAAGCCCATTCAACATCAAGTTCATTATCCAGACTCAATCACCGTCACCCAACACCACACACAAAAATCATAGTAACAGAAATAAATACAAGTCACCACCGATATTGGGGAGATAAGAAAGGATCACTGGAGACAAAAGTAAGAATGACCCAACATATTTTGCAAGCTTCCATAGAAGCCAACCAAAGCCCATCAGGTAGCAAACATAGCAGCACCAATAACATCTCCAGTGGCAGCAACAGGTAAAGTTTAGACGCACAGAGGGAGAAGGAGCAAAGCCATGGCGTTTCAGTCTTTCATAGTCATGAGGTGTCAGACTTCAAGCTGCTTAGCTCACTGGGACCAAAGGATAAATCCTCCTTAATTTGCACCCTCACCGCCACCATGCGAATCTGAAGCTCATCTTAGCGAAAGAAGACGGCGATCAATACAGATAAAGTAGTTGCTCTCAAATCACGAGACTCCTGCACCTCCTGGACGTAACAAACATAGATCTAAGAATCAATCTTCAAATAAACATCGATCtgtaaaaaagagaggaaaacaaACAACTCTCACTCAAATCCAAGCTCCTCCACCAAAAGAACAAAACTGTATAGCCTCATCTGATGTGGGAAGGGACGACCACATCCGGTTAGGGGAAACTGAGGGCGAGCTTCCCTATCCGGAAGAGCGAGGAAAAGCCGCTCTCACGGCGGAAACTCATGGGACTCTCAAACCAGCGAAGCAAAGAGCCAAATAGCTTTTACTTTTGTCGGGAATATATGTTTGTACTTTGAATGTTGTTGAGTATTATAGTACAAGAGAatgattttcaaaaaaaaaaaaagatgctattaaaaaaataagtcaaaaaaattattttattatctttaataaaattaaactcaaatattttaattattttataatatcaaattttaaaataaaaaataattcaaatttcaaatcatttacaacacCTATGTAGATAGTATACAATGAGTTGACTCAAGTGAAAGGAGGGTGTGTGCGTGGGTATACAGTGTATGTGTGAGTATATAGACATGTACTAAGATTTTACTCACTTAGTAATTATTTAGATATGAGTGTTAGCATAGTAACTCTTATTGCATGTGTGTGCATTTCTACCTTTGTCAAAAACAAaaagtgaaagaaaaaaaaacattttttggaaaaatattgtttcattttttttaaaatttatttaattatttaaaaatttttataattaaattaataaattttaatttaataatattaaaatcatatctaaaattaaaaaaaaaatcttaagttTGAgtctaatataaattaataattataaaaaattataattaaaatataatatatattatttaatttttaatatttttattgtgTGGGAGAGACACGAATCATTagcataaaaaagaaaaaagaaataaaattttatttggtgGTGGTGGTTTTTGGGTTGTGGGTGGTGGTTTGTGGGGTCGTAATTAAACCTAGGGCCTAGGGCTAATTCTTAGAGGTTGCTTGCTGTCATCGGATCACCCTTTTTCATCTGCCTAGCAGACCTTTCTTCATGGACACAGATTCTTCAAAGAAGCCCATCAGTCAATGGGTGAACGATGCACGCTATAAATGGCCATTTCCAGGCAATTTCGCAGCATATTTAATTAAGAGGCTAGATCCACCTTGTAGGTATCATTTTTTGtatataattaatttcaaattggATTCAAATTTAAGGTTGTATAGCCCTCAAAAATACTCCAAATATCATCTTTCGTATTTTAGTAGCAGAAGAGGAGGAGTTAGGCCAACTATATATAtgacttttaatttattttttaatttaaatttgaaatgtaTTGAAAGATTTGTAAGATTTTGGTGATTTTGttgaaatttatttgaattgaattgttgatagat
This Hevea brasiliensis isolate MT/VB/25A 57/8 unplaced genomic scaffold, ASM3005281v1 Scaf1, whole genome shotgun sequence DNA region includes the following protein-coding sequences:
- the LOC110646874 gene encoding uncharacterized protein LOC110646874 gives rise to the protein MEVHPRVNSVLPKRLWNVLRVTFFMIRKGLVSKRKLILDMNLMMKRGKLLRKSLSNLLCHHHHHPRNMARGSYGLQEYEFSCSNSPNPVFFHVPKRKHHYFPCINHPEVIEEEEDANNAALIMVPKTPEYTFNLLHHLDASDFAPGEKRSPFPSPFSVRVSNYSSEDENDGGINGQVDDEAEEFIRRFYEQLRLQSRMQLLQYQDRN